The Oncorhynchus kisutch isolate 150728-3 linkage group LG20, Okis_V2, whole genome shotgun sequence genome has a segment encoding these proteins:
- the pelo gene encoding protein pelota homolog isoform X1, with amino-acid sequence MKLLHKDIEKDNAGQVTLMPEEAEDMWHTYNLLQIGDSLMASTIRKVQTESSTGSVGSSRVRTTLCLCVDTIDFDSQACQLRVKGTNIQENQYVKMGAYHTIELELNRKFTLAKKIWDSVVLDRIEQACDPTQKADVAAVVMQEGLANLVLVTPAMTLLRAKVEVTIPRKRRGSCTQHEKALDRFYEAVMQGILRHINFDVVKCILVASPGFVKDQFMAYLFREAVRQDSKILLENRPKFMLVHSSSGHKYSLKEILCDPAVTARLSDTKAAGEVKALEDFYKMLQHEPDRAFYGLAHVEKASEALAIDILLISDKLFRHQDVATRSRYVRLVDNVRDNGGTVRIFSSLHVSGEQLTQLSGVAAILRFPIADLSEPEDDSTSDEE; translated from the exons ATGAAGTTGCTTCATAAAGATATCGAAAAAGACAATGCCGG tcAGGTGACACTGATGCCGGAAGAGGCAGAGGACATGTGGCACACTTACAACTTACTGCAGATCGGTGACAGTCTTATGGCCTCCACTATTAG AAAGGTGCAGACTGAGTCATCCACGGGCAGCGTGGGGAGCTCGAGAGTGCGCAccaccctgtgtttgtgtgtggatacTATTGACTTTGACTCACAGGCCTGCCAGCTGAGGGTGAAGGGAACCAACATCCAAGAGAATCAATATGTGAAG ATGGGGGCTTACCACACCATTGAGTTGGAGCTAAACAGGAAGTTCACACTTGCCAAAAAGATCTGGGATAGTGTCGTCCTCGATAGGATCG AGCAGGCGTGTGACCCCACCCAGAAGGCAGACGTAGCGGCCGTGGTGATGCAGGAGGGTCTGGCCAACCTGGTGCTGGTGACCCCTGCTATGACCCTACTAAGGGCCAAGGTGGAGGTGACCATTCCTCGCAAGAGGAGAGGCAGCTGCACCCAGCACGAGAAG gcCCTGGATAGGTTCTATGAGGCAGTGATGCAGGGGATCCTCAGACATATCAACTTTGACG TGGTGAAGTGTATACTGGTGGCCAGTCCAGGGTTTGTGAAGGACCAGTTCATGGCCTACCTCTTCAGAGAAGCAGTCCGACAAGACTCCAAGATTCTGCTGGAGAATAGGCCCAAGTTCATGTTAGTCCATTCCTCCTCGGGACACAAATACTCCCTAAAAG AGATTCTATGCGATCCAGCTGTCACGGCTAGATTGTCTGATACCAAG GCAGCAGGGGAGGTGAAAGCTTTGGAGGACTTCTACAAGATGCTACAACATGAGCCCGACAGAGCCTTctatgg GTTGGCTCACGTGGAGAAAGCTTCCGAAGCACTGGCTATTGACATCTTGTTGATTAGCGATAAGCTCTTCAG GCACCAGGATGTGGCCACACGGAGTAGATACGTACGGCTGGTGGACAACGTGAGAGACAATGGTGGAACCGTGAG AATATTTTCAAGCCTTCATGTATCTGGAGAAC AGTTGACCCAGCTCAGTGGAGTGGCGGCCATCTTGCGTTTCCCCATCGCTGATCTATCGGAGCCTGAGGATGACAGCACCTCTGATGAAGAATAA
- the pelo gene encoding protein pelota homolog isoform X2, with the protein MPEEAEDMWHTYNLLQIGDSLMASTIRKVQTESSTGSVGSSRVRTTLCLCVDTIDFDSQACQLRVKGTNIQENQYVKMGAYHTIELELNRKFTLAKKIWDSVVLDRIEQACDPTQKADVAAVVMQEGLANLVLVTPAMTLLRAKVEVTIPRKRRGSCTQHEKALDRFYEAVMQGILRHINFDVVKCILVASPGFVKDQFMAYLFREAVRQDSKILLENRPKFMLVHSSSGHKYSLKEILCDPAVTARLSDTKAAGEVKALEDFYKMLQHEPDRAFYGLAHVEKASEALAIDILLISDKLFRHQDVATRSRYVRLVDNVRDNGGTVRIFSSLHVSGEQLTQLSGVAAILRFPIADLSEPEDDSTSDEE; encoded by the exons ATGCCGGAAGAGGCAGAGGACATGTGGCACACTTACAACTTACTGCAGATCGGTGACAGTCTTATGGCCTCCACTATTAG AAAGGTGCAGACTGAGTCATCCACGGGCAGCGTGGGGAGCTCGAGAGTGCGCAccaccctgtgtttgtgtgtggatacTATTGACTTTGACTCACAGGCCTGCCAGCTGAGGGTGAAGGGAACCAACATCCAAGAGAATCAATATGTGAAG ATGGGGGCTTACCACACCATTGAGTTGGAGCTAAACAGGAAGTTCACACTTGCCAAAAAGATCTGGGATAGTGTCGTCCTCGATAGGATCG AGCAGGCGTGTGACCCCACCCAGAAGGCAGACGTAGCGGCCGTGGTGATGCAGGAGGGTCTGGCCAACCTGGTGCTGGTGACCCCTGCTATGACCCTACTAAGGGCCAAGGTGGAGGTGACCATTCCTCGCAAGAGGAGAGGCAGCTGCACCCAGCACGAGAAG gcCCTGGATAGGTTCTATGAGGCAGTGATGCAGGGGATCCTCAGACATATCAACTTTGACG TGGTGAAGTGTATACTGGTGGCCAGTCCAGGGTTTGTGAAGGACCAGTTCATGGCCTACCTCTTCAGAGAAGCAGTCCGACAAGACTCCAAGATTCTGCTGGAGAATAGGCCCAAGTTCATGTTAGTCCATTCCTCCTCGGGACACAAATACTCCCTAAAAG AGATTCTATGCGATCCAGCTGTCACGGCTAGATTGTCTGATACCAAG GCAGCAGGGGAGGTGAAAGCTTTGGAGGACTTCTACAAGATGCTACAACATGAGCCCGACAGAGCCTTctatgg GTTGGCTCACGTGGAGAAAGCTTCCGAAGCACTGGCTATTGACATCTTGTTGATTAGCGATAAGCTCTTCAG GCACCAGGATGTGGCCACACGGAGTAGATACGTACGGCTGGTGGACAACGTGAGAGACAATGGTGGAACCGTGAG AATATTTTCAAGCCTTCATGTATCTGGAGAAC AGTTGACCCAGCTCAGTGGAGTGGCGGCCATCTTGCGTTTCCCCATCGCTGATCTATCGGAGCCTGAGGATGACAGCACCTCTGATGAAGAATAA